From one Botrytis cinerea B05.10 chromosome 7, complete sequence genomic stretch:
- the Bchox4 gene encoding Bchox4 codes for MQSSPSTKMEVDSEQPFAETAARWNWSLPEEECLIRLIKKHKKRVEDGENPKGNLFDEVSIELNELGFGIQRTGTACDQKWRRICNKNSTLRAADAWKDDKDLDADFDVAEHSTSCEDEADGVFTSMADESQKRFCKPWTEEESRILYEEIKTFTELRAQGGLPKSTAVELFNHVTPLLKLKGCVRTPQACQRYWRSTGSELWNYDERAFGDFKLLDVRSAKSTKPSSESNDRAVVEDKYPRGTLRKEQKIALNQLAEQTLSPTTEQEERLVKDHSISAFQISTYFANKRSCQKKETAKNAVDQENPKRKQFERLAEDIADGNESVVARANRVSRNAKRPRMSSSSQIAFNNDGSSAQLRLSTEEDYIRKSSTSSLLPKPARLYTPNTEFIGSNAPIENNNSPLSPENTMENTPNSDDEAGFKEMQEMVLVQRRRIEERIAASIDRRKQLELETIRHQTRADMEREAAEGTQKKVDEELRVEARLRTRLNQIGSL; via the exons ATGCAATCATC CCCATCGACAAAGATGGAAGTCGATTCAGAACAACCGTTCGCAGAAACAGCCGCGCGTTGGAATTGGAGCTTACCAGAGGAAGAATGTCTAATTCGGCTCATTAAAAAGCACAAGAAAAGAGTTGAAGACGGTGAAAACCCCAAGGGCAATCTCTTTGACGAGGTATCCATCGAGCTCAATGAACTAGGATTTGGCATACAAAGAACTGGTACCGCGTGTGACCAGAAATGGCGTCGAATTTGCAACAAAAATTCGACGCTGCGGGCCGCAGATGCATGGAAGGATGACAAAGATTTAGATGCTGACTTCGATGTCGCCGAACATTCTACTTCATGTGAGGATGAAGCTGATGGAGTTTTCACTAGCATGGCCGACGAAAGTCAAAAGCGATTTTGCAAGCCATGGACTGAGGAAGAATCCAGAATTCTCTACGAGGAAATCAAAACTTTTACGGAATTGAGAGCTCAAGGAGGTTTACCAAAGTCCACTGCAGTGGAACTTTTCAATCATGTAACGCCATTACTCAAATTGAAAGGCTGTGTTAGAACCCCGCAGGCTTGTCAACGATATTGGCGCTCCACTGGTAGCGAGTTGTGGAACTACGATGAGCGAGCTTTCGGTGATTTTAAG TTGCTTGATGTGCGCAGCGCAAAGTCTACCAAGCCATCTTCTGAAAGCAATGATAGAGCAGTAGTGGAGGACAAATATCCAAGAGGAACGCTcagaaaagaacaaaaaattGCACTAAATCAACTAGCTGAGCAGACACTAAGCCCTACCACGGAGCAAGAGGAGAGGCTCGTGAAAGATCACAGCATCAGTGCTTTCCAGATTTCG ACCTATTTCGCAAATAAGAGATCCTGTCAAAAGAAGGAAACAGCAAAAAATGCGGTAGACCAGGAAAATCCCAAACGGAAGcaatttgaaagattggCCGAGGACATCGCTGATGGTAACGAGTCGGTTGTTGCTCGAGCAAATCGTGTTTCGAGAAATGCAAAGAGACCCAGAATGTCAAGTTCCTCCCAGATAGCATTCAACAATGATGGAAGTAGTGCTCAGCTACGATTAAGTACCGAAGAA GATTATATTCGAAAGTCTTCTACCTCGTCACTACTTCCCAAACCTGCCAGATTGTACACACCCAACACAGAGTTTATAGGATCGAATGCCCCTATCGAAAACAACAATTCACCTCTGAGCCCCGAAAACACCATGGAGAATACACCAAATTCAGATGACGAGGCTGGATTCAAAGAAATGCAAGAAATGGTGCTCGTTCAGCGTCGCAGAATCGAGGAAAGAATTGCAGCATCGATTGATAGAAGAAAGCAACTGGAGTTAGAAACCATTAGACATCAGACTAGGGCGGATATGGAGCGAGAGGCGGCGGAAGGAACCCAGAAAAAAGTCGACGAGGAACTCAGGGTCGAGGCTCGATTGAGGACTAGACTCAATCAAATCGGAAGCTTGTAG